In Paenibacillus stellifer, the DNA window AGAACGGAATCGCCTTTCTGCTGGCCTATCTAATATATCAGAAGGTCAAAGGCTCGGGGCTGTTGAAGATCGCTTATTTCCTGCCCCGTCTGTTGTCTGTCATTGTGGTCGGCTTCTTGTGGAAGCTGATTCTGAATCCGACCTACGGCACCTTGAACGTGATGCTGCAAAAAGTCGGACTGGAATCGCTCGCCATGACATGGCTGGGAGATCCCAAGACGGCGCTGGTTTCCATTATTTTCGTCAACTGCTGGTTCGGCGTCGGATTGTCGCTGCTTATTTTTCTGGCCGGCCTCCAATCCATTCCGACCGAGATTATAGAGGCTTCCCGTCTTGACGGTGTCAAAGGGATGCGAATGATTACTTCGATTGTTCTGCCGCTGATCGCACAGCAGCTCATTATGGTCACGGTACTGACCTTTATCCAGTCATTCGAAGCATTCGAACTGGTGTATGCCATGCAGGGCTCCATGGGCGAACCGTATTACTCGACGGACACGCTTGCAGTCTTCTTCTACCGGACGGCGTTCGGCGGTTCGGCGGACAGCTCCGCCGCTGTGGGACTCGGCTCGGCGCTCGCCGTGGTCATGTTCGCGATTATTGCCGCGATCTCCGCGCTGTTCCTCATGCTGACCAGGAAGGTGAGCCGCACATGAAACCACATCTTGCATACCGAATCGGCCAGCATGTCATTGGCTATGTGTTCGCTCTGCTGAGCCTGTATCCCGTCTTCCTGATGGTGACGGCTTCCTTCAAGACGACAATCGAAATCTTCACGAAGCCGCTGTCCCTGCCGACCAAATTCTCGCTTGCCGCGTACGACAAGCTGCTCGGCCAGATGCCGTTTGGCACCTATTTTGTCAACAGTGTGATTGTATCGGTTGTCAGTGTCTTCCTGATTCTGCTGACGGCGACGCTGGCTTCCTATTATATTTCCCGTACCCGGTATAAATGGAATGAGGCGCTGCTGTTCATCTTCCTGCTCGGGATGATGATTCCGATCAAGCTCGGCATTGTGCCGCTCTTCCTGCTGATGAAGGGACTGCATCTGACGAATACGGCCTGGTCCCTGATTCTCATCTATACGGCAATCGGCATCCCGATGGGCGTGATGATTCTGTCCGGCTTCTTCCGGACACTCCCGACGGAGCTGGAGGAAGCGGGCCGGATCGACGGCTGCACAGACATGCAGATTCTTGGCAAAATCGTGGTGCCCCTCATGCGCCCGGCGCTCGGAACGGTCATGATCATCAATTTCGTCACAGCCTGGAACGACTTTTTCTTCCCGCTCATTTTCATACAGAGCGAACTTAAGAAGACGATTCCGGTCGGCCTGATGTCGCTGTTCGGGGAATATGCTTCCGACTGGAGCACGCTGTTCTCCGGACTGACCTTGGCCTCGCTGCCGATGATCCTTTTATTCATGTTCGCTTCCCGCCAGTTCATGGACGGCATGACGGCTGGGGCGGTCAAATGACGATCCAGCGGAAACAGGAGGTATCAATCATTGAGCAGCGAGAGCTACGTTATCGGAATAGATGGAGGAGGCACCAAAAGCCGGCTGTATGTAGCCGATCTCTCCGGCGCTAAGCTGGGGGAGGCGACGGGCGGTCCGACCAATCTTCATGCCATAGGCGAAGCGGCCGTGACGGAATCGCTTCGGTCGCTGATAGGGTCCGCGACCGAAGAAGCCGGACGGCGGATTGAGGATTGCGCGGCATTATGCCTCGCAAGCGCCGGAGCAGACCGTCCGGATGACAGAGCGGCGCTTGAGCAGATAGTGGCGGCCTGCGGCATCCGCGGAGTGATCACGGTGACGAATGACGCCGAACCGGTACTGGCCGCAGGCAGTGGCGGGCGCGAGGGCGTAGCCGTCATCTCCGGTACGGGCTCGCTGGCCTACGGCCGCCGGGCGTCCGGCCTGATGGCCCGTGCTGGAGGCTGGGGACATCTGATCGGCGATGAGGGCAGCGGCTATGCGATAGGAGCCAAAGGCATTGCCGCCGCCGTCCGCGCCTATGACGGACGGGAAGCCCCGACTTTACTTATGCCCCGGTTGATGGAGCATTTGGGACTTAGCCGTATGGAACGCATCGTGCCCTATGTCTATCAATCGGCGGGCAAGAAGGAGATCGCCGCTCTTGCGGCGGTGGTCCATCAGGCTTATCTCGAAGGGGATGAAGCGTCCGCCCGCATTCTCAAGGAGGCGGCCGAGGAGCTTGCTCTGATGGCAGGTGCCGTAATCGAGGCGCTGTCTTTTGGGGAGGAACCGCTGACGGTTGTGTGCAGCGGCAGCGTATTTGCCAACATGAACTATATTTACGCCACATTTACGGAACTGCTGCAGCGGAGCTATCCGTTAGCCAAGGCAGTGCTTCCTGATACAGATGCGGCCTATGGAGCGGCTCTGCTTGCGCTGCTCTCCCTTCAGGATAACCCTTGAGTCCTGTATGCATAGCCGGGCAGCGGCGGGCATCGCGAGTATGGCCGGCAATTGAGGCAGAGAGGAGACACCGATGTTGGAGAACTTGGGAGAATTGTTGACAGAAGGCAGGAATGAACATCCGGAGTCTTTGGACACCTGGTCGAGTCTGGAAATTGTGAAGCGAATGAACCGCGAAGACGCCCTGGTGGCGGATGCGGTGAGCAATAGATTGGAAGAGATTTCGCAAGCTGTTGATTTGATCACGAATGCGCTGGATAACGGCGGAAGGCTCCTGTATTTTGGCGCAGGAACAAGCGGAAGGCTGGGCGTGCTGGATGCCTCGGAATGTCCGCCGACGTTCGGAACCGATCCGGAGCTGGTCCAGGGAGTAATTGCCGGAGGCACGGAAGCGTTGTTCACCGCCATTGAAGGTGCGGAGGACTCGGAGGAAGGCGGCGAGCGGGATGTCTGCGAGCGGGATGTGGGCGCAGGCGATGTTGTTGTCGGCATCGCAGCCAGCGGCAGAACGCCTTATGTCATCGGCGCGCTTAGAGCGGCCAGGGCCGCAGGCGCCTCCACGGTTGCCGTCGCCTGCAATACGCCTTCGGAAATCGGGAGGCATGCCGACATTGCCATTGAGGTGCCGGTCGGTCCTGAGGTGGTCACCGGTTCCACCCGGCTCAAAGCAGGCACTGCGCAGAAACTGGTGCTGAACATGCTGACGACAGGAGCCATGATCCGGCTCGGCAAAGTCTATGACGACCTTATGGTCAATCTGCAGGCGACCAACAAGAAGCTGCAGGAAAGGGCTAAACGGATTGTGGCGGCGGCCACGGGACTTACTGCGGAGGAAGCGGAGCATGTGCTGGCTGCAGCCGAGGGAGACTGCAAGACCGCCATTGTAATGCAGAAATGTTCCATTGACGCTGAATCGGCGCGTGAATTGCTGGTCCGGTCGCGCGGCCGGGTCCGCGCAGCGGTGGAAGCCGGTCTGGAAGGGGGCGGAGCTGAATGACGGGAGATTCCGCCGCCGCTGAAGGAGACCGGCATACGAGAATACGGGACATATCCCTGCGGCATATTTCCGTCCCGTTGATCAAGCCGTTCAAGACGGCGCTGCGCACGGTCGAAACGGCGGAGACGATAGCCGTCGTCATCACCGACGGCGAGGGACGGCGCGGCTATGGCGAAGCGCCGCCGACGCTGGCCATCACAGGCGAGCAGCTTGAGGGAATCGCGGCGTTCATCCGCCGCGCATCGGCATTGCTGCTCGGGCAGGAGCCGCTCAGGCTGGAGGCGGCTCTCGCGCTTCTCCAGCGCGGCGCCGTAGGCAACTCCAGCGCGCGGGCTGCGCTGGATATGGCGCTGCACGATCTAGCCGCGCAGCAGGCGGGCCTGCCGCTGTACCGATTCCTGGGCGGCTATCGCGATACCTGCCGTACGGATTTCACGGTCAGCGTGGATGCGCCGGCGCGCATGGCGCAGGATGCCGCAGACATCGCGGCTTCCGGCTTTCGGACTTTGAAGATCAAAGTCGGACTTGGCGATGTCTCGCTTGACATCGAACGTGTCGCCGGAATCCGCGCAGCGGTCGGTCCCGGCGTCAAGCTGCGGCTTGATGCGAACCAGGGCTGGAGCGCGAAGGAAGCCATTCGGGCGATCACGGCGATGGAGGATGCCGGACTGGATTTGGAGCTTGTGGAGCAGCCGGTTCCGGCCCGCGACCTGAAAGGACTTGCGCAGGTGACCCGCTCGGTCGGGACTCTCATTATGGCCGACGAGAGCGTCTTCGGTCCGCAGGATGCCATGGCGTTGCTTGCCGAGCGCGCCGCCGATTTGCTCAATATCAAGCTGATGAAGGCGGGCGGTATCCGTCACGCCGTCACGATCTGCCGGATGGCGGAGGCCTGCGGCATCGAATGCATGGTCGGCAGCATGATCGAGACGCGGATCGGCATCACGGCGGCCGCCCATTTCGCGGCCTCGCAGCCCAATGTCACACGCTTTGATTTTGACGCCCCCCTGCTGCTGTCGGCCGATCCCGTAGCGGGTGGCGTGCGGTACGAAGGAGCGGATATGTTCCTCTCCCCGTTGCCGGGCCTAGGCATTACGGATTTGAAGGCGGAATATATGACCGAACTCTAAGCTCAAAATCCTAAACTTTAAGCTCAAAATCCTAAACTCTAGGCTCAAAGTCCTAAACTCTAAAAAAACAAAACCCGAACATGCAGGCCGCATGCTTCGGGTTTTGCTTTTTTCCTATAGGGGCTTGAATACCGGTAGTTTACTGTGCCCGCTCCGCTTCCTCTTCGTACCACTGCTCCAGCTGAGCCTGGAGGGCGCGAATCTCGGTCAGCAGTGAGATTAGCGGGTAGTTCTGTTCGTCAATCGAGGCAAAAGCCTTCTCCAGACGGTTGATGTAATCCAGTCCGGATTCGAGGGAGTATCCTTCGCGGAGAAGCTCCAGCGAATCGCACTCCGCAACCGCCAGCGGCAGATCCGGCACATTGTCTGCGGTTAACTTGTCGATTTCCTTGTTAAGCCGCAGATTGAGCGCGCTGAGCTGATAGGCGTAATCTTCGGGCATTTCCACAAATTGAAGCTCCTGGTGCTGCTGCAGAATGACGTAACGCATATTTGACATCGATATTCTCCCCTCCGTGCTTTCCTGGGTGCGGCCGTGCCCGCAACATGGCGCAGGCTTCCGCTTTCTCTTGAAGTGTAGCGTATGCGCAAGTTACAATTCAAGTAGATCCATAGAAGATTACCGAAAGGACTGGAAGAGAATCTCATGAGCATGACGGACGAAGAGCTTCAGCACTGGATTGAACGGGTGTCTCGGGAGAGCTTCGGTTTGCCTTTTCGGCATAAAGCATCGTTCAACAGCAGGCTGTCCACTACAGGCGGACGATATTTTATGAAGAGTCATAACATCGAGATCAATCCCCATCAACTGGCCGCATATGGACATGAGGAGACAGAGAAGATCATCAAGCACGAGCTGTGCCACTACCATCTTCATCTGGCTCAAAAAGGGTACCGCCACCGGGATGCCGATTTCAAGACGCTGCTTGAGCAGGTCGGCGGAAGCCGCTTCTGCCAGCATCTTCCCGGAGCCAAGGCGCGCAAGCCGCTGCCGTACCGGTACAAGCTGGTATGCAGACGCTGTGCAACCGAGTATCTGCGCAAGCGGAAGGTAGATCCACGGCGATACCGATGCGGGAAATGTACCGGTCCGCTGAAGCTGACGCCCATCGGCGAAGCCTGATGAGATGGCGTTACTGTCAGCGGTCGCTTTTTTATTTTACCCGTCCAATGGACAGGCTTATCTTATAATTCCCGTACTTCAGCAGGCGGTCGAGCAATGCGTTCAGCTTGTCGGGACGATCCGTACGAACCCTCATCCAGTAACAGCCTTCGCCGCCTACCCGGTAAGCCTCCTCGATTTCCGTCTCCTCCTGGAGAAATTCGAGAAAGGGCTTGTGCTGAGTGCTTGAATTCAGGAACACCGTTACCAGAGCGTGAACGTGAAGACCCAGCTTCTCGGGGTCCCAATTCACCGAATACCCCGTAATGACGCCGAGATCCTGAAGCCTGCGAATGCGGGCGCCAACGGCTTGCCCCGTCAAGTGAACCACCTGTCCGATTTCCTTGTGTGTTAGCGCCGAGTTGCCGATCAACTGCCGCAGAATGAGCAGATCGGTGTTGTCGATTGCCGCTTGTTCCATTTACCTAAATTCCTTTCCTAATGAAAATAGAAGGGCCGCATTCCTTTCATCGCCTTCTGTACGCCCGGCCGGACTGGCAAATATACTTAATTGTACCAGATGTCATCTCAAAGAAGGAGTGCGAACCATGAAGCTTCAATTGATACGAAACGCGGCGCTTTGGCTGGAATACGGAGGTACATCCTTCCTGATCGATCCCATGCTGGGGGAAAAGGGGGCTTACCCGCCGATCATCAACACGGAGAATGACCTCAGAAATCCGCTCGTCGGCCTGCCCGGTGAAGTAGGGCAGTGGCTGAAGCCCGATGCCGTCATCGTGACCCATCTACACAACGACCATTGGGATGAGGCAGCCGTCTCGCTTTTGGACAAGGAGATCCCGGTCATTTGCCAGCCGGAGGATGAGGGGCGGATTGCGGCCCAGGGATTTCTCAAGATGATTCCGGCTGGGGTGGAAGAGAACTTCGGACATACGCTTCTGTTCCGTACCGGAGGACGGCATGGAACGGGAGAGATCGGCAGCATGATGGGACCGGTATCCGGATTCGTGCTGAAGGCGCCCGGCGAGCCCGTGCTGTATATTGCAGGCGATACGATATGGTGCGAGGAAGTACGCGAAGCGCTGGAACAGCACAATCCGGAGGTAGTAGTCGTCAATGCGGGCGGAGCCCGTTTTGTATCGGGCGACCCGATCATCATGACCGGGCGTGATGTTGCGGAAGTATGCCGGCATGCCCCGGAAGCCAAGGTGATAGCCGTTCATATGGAAGCAATCAATCACTGCCTGCTGACCCGGGAAGAGCTGGACAAGGAAAGGAAGGCGAACGGCTTCGGCGATCGCGTGCTCATTCCGGCGGATGGGGAAGCGATTTCATTATCACAATGACAGCCTTGACTCCAGGTTGAAATCATGATAAATTAAGTTTTGTTCACATTAAAATGTTCCCTGATAGCTCAGTTGGTAGAGCACTCGACTGTTAATCGAGTTGTCACAGGTTCGAGTCCTGTTCGGGGAGCCATTTTCTTGGAGAGATACCCAAGTGGCTATAAGGGGACCCTCTGCTAAGGGGTTAGACTGCGTAAGCGGTGCGAGGGTTCGAATCCCTCTCTCTCCGCCATAATTTCGAATTTGAAGACCGGCTGATGATCAGCCGGTTTTTTTGATGTTGGTAGACAGGGGAGAATAGAAAGGGGAGAATCATCACGACCAGTCGGATCGCCAGTCGGATCGTATGTGATTTGATCCCGAGTGCTATCCGAATCCGAATACTACCGAATACTATGCAATACTATATAGAAGGAAAAGTTCTGAGCGGCCTTTTTTCATTTGCAGGAACGCAGGGAGGCGTGCGGGAGCATGCCGAGTATCATACCTCTTCCAAATTGACCCTCTGTCAATTTGCTGTAACGGCGCTTTAAAGAGATAAATGTTATATTATTTGCGATAAAATATAGCTTAGCATTTAAGAAAAGAGAAATTACCCCGAATTTGAAATTCCGTCTCTCTTCATCTGTCTCCCTATATCTTCTCCAATCGCCATATATGTCAGTATACATATCATATAAATAACATAATGAGTAATTAAAATTAACACCAATTTTCGAATTTTCTTGGAATCCACCAAAATCTTAGTGACGGAAAAAAGGACATATGTTAATATAGGTAACATCATTACAGAAAAAGAAAGAAACGAATGAAAGAGAGCTGAGGGTTTTTAAAAATGAACAACAGAAAAGGGGATGACAATGGAGTACTTCATTCAGCAGTTAATTAACGGGATCTCCGTCGGCAGCATTTATGCGCTGATTGCCCTGGGTTACACCATGGTATACGGGATCATTAAGCTGATCAACTTCGCACATGGGGATGTGTTCATGGTTGGTTCGTTTATTGGACTCTTCAGCGCCAATTTTTTGAGCGACGCGGGACTTCCTCCAGTGCTGGTGCTGATTGTATCGCTTGTGTTCTCGATGACGGTCAGCGCACTCCTCGGTATTACCATTGAGCGTTTCGCTTACAAGCCTCTCCGCAAGTCCACTCGGATCGCAGCCCTGATCACCGCTATTGGGGTGTCCTTCCTGCTTGAATATACCGGCGTACTGGTGCTTGGACCACAGGCACAGGGCTTCCCGGATATTCTGGTGAAGAAACAGTTCAACTTGTTCGGCACTGACATTCAGGTGGAGTCGAACCAGGTTATGATTCTCCTTGTAACGATTATTCTTATGATTCTTCTGCAGTACATCGTGCGCTACACCAAGACCGGCAAAGCGATGCGCGCGGTATCCTTCGATATGGAAGCGGCCCGTCTGATGGGGATTAACGTTGACCGCACCATCTCGGCAACATTCGCGATTGGCTCCGCACTGGCGGCGGCGGCCGGCGTTATTTTCGGAATGACGTATAACTCCGTTGACCCGTTGATGGGCGTAATGCCCGGACTTAAAGCATTCGTAGCAGCAGTTCTTGGAGGCATCGGCAGCATTCCGGGCGCACTTGTAGGCGGCCTGCTATTGGGAACGGTCGAAACCGAAATCTCCTCGCTTGGCTATTCATCCTGGCGCGATGGCGTGGCGTTCGCCGTCCTGATCCTGATCCTTATCTTCAAACCATCCGGGCTGTTCGGCAAGAATGTCCGGGAGAAAGTGTAGGAGGGAAGCGGCGTGAAGAATATAAACAAAAAGTTCTGGTTGGGTGTTATCGTCTCGCTGATTTTTTACGGGGTCGTCCAGGTTCTGATAACAACGGGAATATTTAATGATGTTACCCGATCCATGTTCCTCCTTATCGGCGTCAATGTCATGCTGGCCGTGTCTCTGAACCTGATTAACGGGATTACGGGGCAATTCTCTATAGGCCATGCCGGATTTATGTCGGTCGGAGCCTATACATCCGCCATTCTGACGCTGGATTACAATGTGCCTTTTGTATTGGCGATTGTTGCCGGGGGGGTTCTTGCGGCCGTGTTCGGGGTGTTGATCGGCATGCCGACGCTGCGTCTGAACGGCGACTATTTGGCGATCGCGACGCTTGGCTTCGGTGAAATTATCCGGATCATCATGCTGAATACGGAATATGTAGGCGGCGCTTCGGGCCTTAGCGGCATTCCGGCGAAGACGACCTGGACCGTAATCTTCTTCTTCACTCTAATTACGATTGTTCTGATTAATAATTTTATCCGGTCTACCCACGGCCGTGCCTGTATCGCTATCCGCGAGAACGAAATCGCTGCGGAAGCAATGGGCATCAACACAACACTTTACAAGGTTATCGCCTTTACGATCGGCGCTCTGTTCGCCGGCATGGCGGGCGGTCTGTCCGCGCATACGTTCTATGTCATTACACCGGGCAGCTTCAACTTCCTTAAATCCTTTGAAATTCTCGTTATGGTCGTTCTCGGCGGACTCGGCAGCACAGCCGGCGCAATCGTGGGCGCGGTCTTCGTAACGCTGCTGTACACGTATCTGCGCGATTTCCCTGAATGGCGCATGATTATCTATTCAATCGTGCTGATTCTGATGATGATTTTCCGTCCTGGCGGTCTCTTGGGCAGCACCGGATTCTCGCTCAAAAAGTTCGGCAAAAAGGGGGCGAAGGTAAGTGGCGACGTCAACAGCAGTGCTTCTTGATGTTCAGAGTGCGAGCCGTTCCTTCGGTGGTCTGAAGGCGCTCAGCGAAGTTTCTCTTCATATTAATAAAGGCGAACTGATCGGACTGATCGGCCCGAACGGCGCCGGCAAAACGACGCTGTTCAACCTTCTGACAGGCGTGTACCCGCCTTCGACGGGCAAGATCATTCTGGCAGGCGAATCTGTCGGCGGGATGAAGCCATACAAGATCAACCACAAAGGGGCAGCGCGCACGTTTCAGAATATTCGCCTGTTCACGGCGATGACGGTATTGGACAATGTCAAAATCGCGTTCCATCAGCATGCCAGGCATTCCATGTTCACCTCCATGCTGCGCCTTCCGAAGCACTTCAAAGGTGAGGGAGATATTACGCAGAAGGCGCTCGACATTCTGAAGATATTTAATCTTGTCGATCATGCGTACGAACTGGCGGGCAATATGAGCTATGGCAATCAGCGCCGTCTGGAGATCGCGCGCGCCTTGGCTGCCGGTCCGAAGCTCCTTCTTCTCGACGAGCCGGCGGCAGGCATGAATCCGAACGAGACCCGGGATCTGATGAATCTGATCGCCTGGATTCGCAAGGAATTTGATTTGACCATTCTGCTGATCGAGCATGATATGTCGCTGGTCATGGGGGTGTGCGACCGTATTTACGTGCTGGACCGCGGGATGCTGATCGCCGACGGGACGCCTGCCGAAATCCGGAGCAATTCCAAAGTTATCGAAGCGTATTTGGGACAGGAGGCGTAAAGGCATGCTGACAGTTAAAGGAATCGACGTATACTACGGAGCCATTCACGCCTTGAAAGATTTGAGCATTACCGTTAACCAGGGAGAGATAGTAACGCTGATCGGAGCGAACGGCGCAGGCAAGTCGACACTGCTCAAGACGCTGTCCGGTCTGCTTAAACCTAAAACAGGAAGCATCGAGTTTCTGGGCAAATCCATCACGAACCAGAGTGTTCAGTCGATCGTCAAGCAGGGGCTGATCCATTGCCCTGAAGGGCGGCGGGTATTCGCCAATATGTCGGTGGAGGAGAATCTTGAACTTGGCGCCTATCTGCAGAATTCCAGCAGCCTGGCTGCGGATTTCGAGAAGGTCTACAGCACGTTTCCTCGTCTTCATGAGCGTAAGAAGCAGCAAGCCGGAACGCTCTCCGGGGGCGAGCAGCAGATGCTGGCGATGGGCCGCGCCATTATGGGGCATCCGAAGCTTCTCTTGCTGGATGAACCGTCTATGGGTCTTGCTCCGCTGCTGGTTCAGGATATTTTTAAAATTATCCAGGAAGTGAATGCGGCGGGCACAACCGTACTGCTGGTCGAACAGAATGCCCACCAGGCGCTCAAAATCGCTCACCGGGCCTATGTTCTGGAGACCGGAAGAGTCGTGCTGGAAGGCGACGCCAAGGAACTGGCGGATTCCGAAGAGATCAAGATGGCTTACCTCGGGCACTAACGAGGGGCCGCAAGTCTAGGGGCATCACAGAAATAACATATAAAAAATCAAAAATTCTGGGAGGCTTGGAGAACAATGAAAAAATTTGGGGCCATTATTTTGTCGACCGTATTGACCGCGGTACTCGCGGCGGGCTGCGGCAGCAACAACAACACGGAGAGCAGCGGGAATTCTGGTGGAAGCAGCAACTCAAGCGGCGACACGATCAAAATCGGAGCCGACCTCGAGCTCACCGGAGGCCAAGCTTCCTTCGGCGACTCCGCATCGAAAGGCGCTAAGCTGGCCGTACAGCAGATCAACGATGCCGGCGGTATCAACGGCAAGAAGCTGGAGCTGGTAGTAGCGGACAACGCCTCGAAATCCGAGGAAGCTACACAGGCAGCCCAGAAGCTGATCTCCAATGACAAGGTTGTGGCGATCATTGGCGCATCGACTTCGACGAATACGCTCGGTATTGTTCCGGTCGCAACCGAGAAGCAGATTCCTCTGGTAGCTGTTGGCGCGACCAACCCGAAAGTAACCGTTGACGAGCGCACCAAGAAGACCAATGATTGGGTGTTCCGTACTGCTTTCATCGATCCGTTCCAAGGCCAGGTTATGGCGAACTTCGCAACCAACAACCTGAAAGCCAAGACGGCTGTTATCTACACTGACACATCCAGTGACTATTCCAAAGGTCTGCAGCAGTTCTTCGAAGAAACCTTCACCAAGAACGGCGGCCAGATTCTGAGCAAAGAATCTTACCAGCAGAAAGACTCCGACTTCAAAGCAGTATTGACTCGTATCAAGCAATCCAATCCGGACGTTATTTATCTGCCGGGTTACTATGAAGAAGTAGGCAAAATCATCAAACAGGCTCGTGAAATGGGCATTACGGCTCCGTTCCTGGGCGGCGACGGCTGGGATTCCCCGCAGCTGGCTGAAATCGCAGGCGCAGCGGCTCTCGACAACACTTACATGTCCAACCACTACTCGCCTGAAGATACTTCCGAAGAAGTTAAAAACTTCGTTGATGCTTACAAAGCAGCTAACGGCGGCGCAGTACCGGATGGTATGGCGGCTCTCGGCTATGACGCTCTGAAGCTTGTTGCTGACGCTATTTCCCGCGCTGGCGAAGCTGATCCGGCCAAGATCAAGGACGCCCTGGCAGCAACCAAGGATCTGCAGCTGGCAACCGGTAAGGTTACGCTGAATGAATCGCATGACCCGGTTAAAGCAGCTGTCGTTCTGAAATTCGTTGACGGCAAGCAAACGTTCGAAACTAAGGTTAATCCGTAAGCCAACTCGCTTTCACCAAGCATGATCAGTCTGACCGGGATGCCGCTCCATCATTGATGGGGCGGCTATTCCCATCTATCTTGCCATTATCCAACTAAGGAGGAGAAGCCTGATGATTATCGGAGTGCCAAAGGAAATCAAGAACAACGAGAATCGGGTCGGAATTACACCTGCTGGAGTGGAAGCGCTGGTCAAGTCGGGGCATACTGTGCTGATTGAGAGAGCGGCGGGAGCCGGCAGCGGTTTTTCCGATGACGAGTACAAGGATAAGGGAGCCGAACTGCTCCCGGAAGCTTCTGAGGTCTGGTCAAAAGCAGACATGGTCATCAAGGTGAAGGAGCCTTTGCCGGATGAATACGGTTATTTCAGGCATGGGCTGATCCTGTTCACGTATTTGCATCTTGCTCCTGAGGCGGGTCTTACCAAGGCTCTGGTGGACAGCGGGATTGTGGCGGTTGGTTATGAAACGATACAGGTGGAGGATGGCTCGCTGCCGCTGCTTACGCCAATGAGTGAGGTGGCGGGGCGAATGGCAGTGCAGATCGGGGCGCAGTTTCTGGAGAAGCCGCGTGGCGGCAAGGGTATCCTGATGGGAGGCGTTCCGGGAGTGAGCCCGGCCGAGGTCGTCATTATTGGCGGCGGAATCGTCGGTACAAATGCGGCCAAAGTGGCGATCGGAATGGGAGCGAAGGTGACCGTACTGGATTTGAACGCGAACCGCCTGCGGGTTCTGGACGACATGTTCAGCGGCCGGCTGATCACCGTCATGTCCGACTCTTATCATGTCGAGCAGGCGGTACGCA includes these proteins:
- a CDS encoding carbohydrate ABC transporter permease, whose protein sequence is MNQLPYTRRKRWTIHLFPLPALAIYLTFIIYPIIAAFSYSLYDWSGIRKLDFIGLSNFVDLFTMEPFNTMFTNALKHNLLYFALEMIVQNGIAFLLAYLIYQKVKGSGLLKIAYFLPRLLSVIVVGFLWKLILNPTYGTLNVMLQKVGLESLAMTWLGDPKTALVSIIFVNCWFGVGLSLLIFLAGLQSIPTEIIEASRLDGVKGMRMITSIVLPLIAQQLIMVTVLTFIQSFEAFELVYAMQGSMGEPYYSTDTLAVFFYRTAFGGSADSSAAVGLGSALAVVMFAIIAAISALFLMLTRKVSRT
- a CDS encoding carbohydrate ABC transporter permease, which codes for MKPHLAYRIGQHVIGYVFALLSLYPVFLMVTASFKTTIEIFTKPLSLPTKFSLAAYDKLLGQMPFGTYFVNSVIVSVVSVFLILLTATLASYYISRTRYKWNEALLFIFLLGMMIPIKLGIVPLFLLMKGLHLTNTAWSLILIYTAIGIPMGVMILSGFFRTLPTELEEAGRIDGCTDMQILGKIVVPLMRPALGTVMIINFVTAWNDFFFPLIFIQSELKKTIPVGLMSLFGEYASDWSTLFSGLTLASLPMILLFMFASRQFMDGMTAGAVK
- a CDS encoding BadF/BadG/BcrA/BcrD ATPase family protein is translated as MSSESYVIGIDGGGTKSRLYVADLSGAKLGEATGGPTNLHAIGEAAVTESLRSLIGSATEEAGRRIEDCAALCLASAGADRPDDRAALEQIVAACGIRGVITVTNDAEPVLAAGSGGREGVAVISGTGSLAYGRRASGLMARAGGWGHLIGDEGSGYAIGAKGIAAAVRAYDGREAPTLLMPRLMEHLGLSRMERIVPYVYQSAGKKEIAALAAVVHQAYLEGDEASARILKEAAEELALMAGAVIEALSFGEEPLTVVCSGSVFANMNYIYATFTELLQRSYPLAKAVLPDTDAAYGAALLALLSLQDNP
- the murQ gene encoding N-acetylmuramic acid 6-phosphate etherase, with translation MLENLGELLTEGRNEHPESLDTWSSLEIVKRMNREDALVADAVSNRLEEISQAVDLITNALDNGGRLLYFGAGTSGRLGVLDASECPPTFGTDPELVQGVIAGGTEALFTAIEGAEDSEEGGERDVCERDVGAGDVVVGIAASGRTPYVIGALRAARAAGASTVAVACNTPSEIGRHADIAIEVPVGPEVVTGSTRLKAGTAQKLVLNMLTTGAMIRLGKVYDDLMVNLQATNKKLQERAKRIVAAATGLTAEEAEHVLAAAEGDCKTAIVMQKCSIDAESARELLVRSRGRVRAAVEAGLEGGGAE
- a CDS encoding dipeptide epimerase; translation: MTGDSAAAEGDRHTRIRDISLRHISVPLIKPFKTALRTVETAETIAVVITDGEGRRGYGEAPPTLAITGEQLEGIAAFIRRASALLLGQEPLRLEAALALLQRGAVGNSSARAALDMALHDLAAQQAGLPLYRFLGGYRDTCRTDFTVSVDAPARMAQDAADIAASGFRTLKIKVGLGDVSLDIERVAGIRAAVGPGVKLRLDANQGWSAKEAIRAITAMEDAGLDLELVEQPVPARDLKGLAQVTRSVGTLIMADESVFGPQDAMALLAERAADLLNIKLMKAGGIRHAVTICRMAEACGIECMVGSMIETRIGITAAAHFAASQPNVTRFDFDAPLLLSADPVAGGVRYEGADMFLSPLPGLGITDLKAEYMTEL
- a CDS encoding SprT family protein: MTDEELQHWIERVSRESFGLPFRHKASFNSRLSTTGGRYFMKSHNIEINPHQLAAYGHEETEKIIKHELCHYHLHLAQKGYRHRDADFKTLLEQVGGSRFCQHLPGAKARKPLPYRYKLVCRRCATEYLRKRKVDPRRYRCGKCTGPLKLTPIGEA
- a CDS encoding Lrp/AsnC family transcriptional regulator → MEQAAIDNTDLLILRQLIGNSALTHKEIGQVVHLTGQAVGARIRRLQDLGVITGYSVNWDPEKLGLHVHALVTVFLNSSTQHKPFLEFLQEETEIEEAYRVGGEGCYWMRVRTDRPDKLNALLDRLLKYGNYKISLSIGRVK
- a CDS encoding MBL fold metallo-hydrolase produces the protein MKLQLIRNAALWLEYGGTSFLIDPMLGEKGAYPPIINTENDLRNPLVGLPGEVGQWLKPDAVIVTHLHNDHWDEAAVSLLDKEIPVICQPEDEGRIAAQGFLKMIPAGVEENFGHTLLFRTGGRHGTGEIGSMMGPVSGFVLKAPGEPVLYIAGDTIWCEEVREALEQHNPEVVVVNAGGARFVSGDPIIMTGRDVAEVCRHAPEAKVIAVHMEAINHCLLTREELDKERKANGFGDRVLIPADGEAISLSQ